In the genome of Populus trichocarpa isolate Nisqually-1 chromosome 6, P.trichocarpa_v4.1, whole genome shotgun sequence, one region contains:
- the LOC18100152 gene encoding ABC transporter B family member 1, whose amino-acid sequence MSQESLEIKTIEQWKWSEMQGLELVSEPPPDPSSHSHPFKTTPTRTLNTNSTYQQQESVVERREMESTEPKKDGTSSNSGGGGNGEKPGEVAVAGFGELFRFADGLDYVLMGIGSMGAFVHGCSLPLFLRFFADLVNSFGSNANNMDKMMQEVLKYAFYFLIVGAAIWASSWAEISCWMWTGERQSTRMRIKYLEAALNQDIQYFDTEVRTSDVVFAINTDAVMVQDAISEKLGNFIHYMATFVSGFVVGFTAVWQLALVTLAVVPLIAVIGAIHTTTLAKLSGKSQEALSQAGNIVEQTIVQIRVVLAFVGESRALQAYSSALKISQRIGYKSGFSKGMGLGATYFVVFCCYALLLWYGGYLVRHHYTNGGLAIATMFAVMIGGLGIGQAIPSMGAFAKAKVAAAKIFRIIDHKPAIDRNSESGLELESVTGLVALKNIDFAYPSRPDARILNNFSLNVPAGKTIALVGSSGSGKSTVVSLIERFYDPNSGQVLLDGHDIKTLKLRWLRQQIGLVSQEPALFATTIKENILLGRPDADQVEIEEAARVANAHSFIIKLPDGFDTQVGERGLQLSGGQKQRVAIARAMLKNPAILLLDEATSALDSESEKLVQEALDRFMIGRTTLVIAHRLSTIRKADLVAVLQQGSVSEVGTHDELIAKGENGVYAKLIRMQEAAHETALNNARKSSARPSSARNSVSSPIIARNSSYGRSPYSRRLSDFSTSDFSLSLDAPFPNYRLEKLAFKEQASSFWRLAKMNSPEWVYALVGSIGSVICGSLSAFFAYVLSAVLSVYYNPNHDYMSREIAKYCYLLIGLSSAALIFNTLQHSFWDIVGENLTKRVREKMLTAVLKNEMAWFDQEENESARIAARLALDANNVRSAIGDRISVIVQNTALMLVACTAGFVLQWRLALVLIAVFPLVVAATVLQKMFMNGFSGDLEAAHSKATQLAGEAIANMRTVAAFNSEAKIVGLFSTNLETPLRRCFWKGQIAGSGFGIAQFSLYASYALGLWYASWLVKHGISNFSNTIRVFMVLMVSANGAAETLTLAPDFIKGGRAMRSVFDLLDRKTEIEPDDPDATPVPDRLRGEVELKHVDFSYPTRPDIPVFRDLNLRARAGKILALVGPSGCGKSSVIALIQRFYEPSSGRVMIDGKDIRKYNLKSLRKHIAIVPQEPCLFGTTIYENIAYGNESATEAEIIEAATLANAHKFVSALPDGYKTFVGERGVQLSGGQKQRIAIARALIRKAGLMLLDEATSALDAESERSVQEALDRACSGKTTIVVAHRLSTIRNAHVIAVIDDGKVAEQGSHSHLLKNYPDGSYARMIQLQRFTHSEVIGMTSGSSSSTRPKDDDEREG is encoded by the exons ATGTCACAAGAGTCTCTAGAGATAAAGACGATTGAACAATGGAAATGGTCAGAAATGCAAGGCCTTGAACTCGTGTCCGAGCCTCCTCCTGATCCCTCCTCTCACTCCCATCCCTTTAAAACCACACCAACTCGAACATTAAACACAAACTCCACATACCAACAGCAAGAAAGTGTAGTtgagagaagagaaatggaAAGTACAGAGCCAAAGAAAGATGGGACTTCTAGTAACAGTGGTGGTGGAGGTAACGGAGAGAAGCCGGGTGAAGTGGCTGTAGCTGGGTTTGGAGAGCTGTTTAGATTTGCTGATGGGTTAGATTATGTGTTGATGGGAATTGGGTCAATGGGTGCATTTGTACATGGATGTTCGTTACCTCTCTTTCTCCGGTTCTTTGCCGATCTTGTTAACTCTTTTGGTTCTAATGCCAATAACATGGATAAGATGATGCAAGAAGTTTTGAAG TACGCATTTTACTTTCTTATTGTTGGTGCTGCAATTTGGGCATCATCATGGGCAG AAATATCATGTTGGATGTGGACTGGAGAGAGGCAATCAACAAGGATGAGGATCAAGTACCTAGAAGCGGCATTAAACCAGGACATTCAATACTTCGACACCGAAGTTCGGACATCAGACGTTGTTTTTGCCATCAACACTGATGCAGTGATGGTCCAAGATGCTATCAGTGAGAAG TTGGGTAATTTTATTCACTACATGGCAACATTTGTTTCTGGATTTGTGGTGGGTTTTACTGCTGTGTGGCAATTAGCACTGGTCACTCTGGCAGTGGTTCCACTCATAGCTGTAATTGGAGCCATCCACACCACCACATTAGCCAAGCTCTCTGGCAAAAGCCAAGAAGCTTTATCACAGGCTGGAAACATTGTAGAGCAG ACGATTGTCCAAATCCGGGTTGTTTTGGCATTTGTTGGGGAATCAAGAGCATTACAAGCCTACTCGTCAGCTTTGAAGATTTCTCAAAGGATTGGTTACAAGAGTGGATTTTCAAAGGGAATGGGATTAGGTGCAACTTACTTTGTTGTTTTCTGTTGCTATGCTCTTCTTCTCTGGTATGGAGGTTATCTTGTTAGACACCATTATACCAATGGAGGTCTAGCCATAGCTACCATGTTTGCTGTTATGATTGGAGGATT AGGTATAGGACAAGCTATCCCTAGCATGGGTGCATTTGCCAAAGCAAAAGTTGCAGCTGCAAAAATTTTCCGAATAATCGATCATAAGCCGGCTATTGACCGAAACAGTGAATCTGGGCTGGAATTAGAATCAGTTACTGGGCTTGTAGCGCtcaaaaatatagattttgcGTACCCTTCAAGGCCAGATGCTCGAATTCTGAACAATTTTTCGCTTAATGTCCCAGCTGGAAAGACCATAGCTTTGGTTGGCAGCAGTGGCTCTGGTAAAAGCACTGTAGTCTCGCTCATTGAGAGATTCTATGATCCCAACTCAG GACAAGTACTGCTAGATGGGCATGACATTAAGACATTAAAGCTGAGATGGCTGAGACAACAAATAGGGCTAGTTAGCCAAGAGCCTGCCTTGTTTGCAACAACCATCAAGGAAAATATACTATTGGGAAGGCCTGATGCAGATCAAGTTGAAATAGAAGAAGCTGCCAGGGTTGCAAATGCCCATTCGTTCATTATCAAGCTACCCGATGGCTTTGACACTCAG GTGGGTGAGAGAGGACTGCAGCTTTCTGGAGGACAGAAGCAGAGAGTAGCTATAGCAAGGGCTATGCTGAAAAACCCAGCAATTTTGCTCTTAGATGAGGCAACGAGTGCTTTAGATTCCGAGTCAGAAAAGCTAGTGCAAGAAGCCCTTGACAGGTTTATGATTGGCAGGACTACTCTTGTCATTGCCCATCGGCTCTCCACCATACGCAAGGCTGACCTTGTAGCTGTACTCCAGCAGGGTAGTGTTAGTGAAGTAGGAACACATGATGAGCTCATTGCAAAAGGAGAAAATGGTGTGTATGCCAAGCTCATTAGAATGCAGGAGGCAGCACATGAAACAGCTCTAAACAATGCCAGAAAGAGTAGTGCAAG GCCTTCTAGTGCAAGGAACTCAGTAAGCTCACCAATAATTGCCCGTAATTCATCATATGGCCGATCACCATACTCACGCAGGCTATCTGACTTTTCTACCTCCGATTTTAGTCTCTCCCTTGATGCCCCATTCCCCAATTACCGACTCGAAAAACTTGCTTTCAAGGAGCAAGCTAGTTCCTTTTGGCGCCTTGCAAAGATGAATTCTCCTGAATGGGTCTATGCCTTGGTTGGTTCTATTGGGTCTGTTATTTGTGGTTCCCTTAGCGCCTTTTTTGCATATGTTCTCAGTGCTGTACTTAGCGTCTACTATAATCCAAACCATGATTATATGAGCAGAGAAATTGCAAAATACTGCTATTTGCTAATCGGGCTCTCATCAGCTGCACTGATATTCAATACACTACAGCATTCCTTCTGGGATATTGTGGGAGAAAACCTTACAAAACGAGTGAGGGAGAAAATGCTGACAGCAGTGCTAAAAAATGAAATGGCATGGTTTGATCAGGAGGAAAATGAGAGTGCTAGGATTGCAGCAAGATTGGCTCTTGATGCAAACAATGTCAGATCAGCCATTGGGGACAGAATTTCAGTGATTGTACAGAATACAGCACTCATGCTAGTTGCTTGCACTGCAGGGTTTGTTTTGCAGTGGCGCCTTGCCCTTGTTCTCATTGCTGTCTTCCCTTTGGTTGTTGCAGCCACTGTTCTACAG AAAATGTTCATGAATGGTTTCTCGGGAGACCTAGAAGCTGCCCATTCCAAGGCCACACAACTGGCAGGAGAGGCCATAGCCAATATGAGGACTGTTGCTGCCTTCAATTCTGAGGCAAAAATAGTGGGTCTTTTCTCTACCAATCTCGAAACTCCTTTACGGAGATGCTTTTGGAAGGGACAGATTGCAGGAAGTGGATTTGGGATTGCACAGTTTTCTCTTTATGCTTCTTATGCTCTGGGTCTTTGGTATGCATCCTGGCTAGTGAAGCATGGAATCTCCAATTTCTCAAACACAATCCGAGTTTTTATGGTCCTCATGGTCTCTGCCAATGGTGCAGCTGAAACATTAACCTTGGCTCCTGACTTCATTAAGGGTGGTCGAGCCATGCGCTCAGTCTTTGACCTGCTTGACCGCAAAACTGAAATTGAACCTGATGATCCTGATGCCACCCCTGTTCCTGATCGTCTTCGTGGAGAAGTTGAGCTAAAGCATGTAGACTTTTCTTATCCCACTCGCCCTGACATTCCAGTTTTCCGCGACCTCAATCTTCGTGCACGAGCTGGCAAAATTCTTGCCCTTGTGGGTCCTAGTGGATGTGGTAAGAGCTCTGTCATTGCTCTCATACAGAGATTCTATGAGCCATCATCTGGGCGGGTGATGATTGATGGGAAGGACATTAGGAAATACAATCTCAAGTCCCTGAGAAAGCACATTGCAATAGTCCCCCAGGAGCCATGCCTCTTTGGTACTAccatttatgaaaatattgcaTACGGGAATGAGTCAGCAACAGAGGCTGAAATAATTGAAGCTGCTACTTTGGCCAATGCCCATAAGTTCGTATCTGCATTACCAGATGGGTACAAAACATTTGTAGGGGAGAGGGGAGTTCAGTTATCTGGTGGACAGAAGCAGAGAATTGCCATTGCTCGAGCTTTAATAAGGAAGGCCGGGCTTATGCTACTCGATGAGGCAACAAGTGCACTAGATGCTGAGTCTGAGAGGTCTGTCCAGGAAGCCCTGGATCGTGCCTGCTCAGGAAAGACCACAATTGTTGTTGCACACCGGCTATCAACCATAAGAAATGCTCATGTCATTGCTGTAATTGATGATGGTAAAGTAGCAGAGCAAGGATCCCACTCGCATCTATTGAAAAATTATCCTGATGGGAGCTATGCCCGCATGATACAGTTACAAAGGTTCACACATAGCGAAGTCATTGGAATGACCTCAGGTTCAAGTTCCTCAACCAGACCAAAAGATGATGATGAGAGGGAAGGCTAG
- the LOC18100155 gene encoding transcription factor-like protein DPB yields MVAGGAHLEDGDRHPSSASRRGGGGGGGGGGATTGSWVSGQSVSTSGSVGSPSSRSEHAMATPASDSTFLRLNHLDIHADDAATQDAAANKKKKRGQRAVGADKSGRGLRQFSIKVCEKVESKGTTTYNEVADELVAEFADPSNSVSTPDQQQYDEKNIRRRVYDALNVLMALDIISKDKKEIQWKGLPRTSLSDIEELKVERLGLRNRIEKKAAYLQELEEQFVGLQNLIQRNEQLYSSGNAPSGGVSLPFILVQTRPHATVEVEISEDMQLVHFDFNSTPFELHDDNYVLKAMKFCERPQSDDMAPNPPADGGEGSSMSSMYQPQILASPSTNTPVRHPTSPPLPGIIKARVKNEH; encoded by the exons ATGGTCGCTGGTGGGGCCCACCTGGAAGATGGAGACAGGCACCCTTCGTCGGCCTctagaagaggaggaggaggaggaggaggaggaggaggagccaCCACGGGCTCCTGGGTGTCTGGCCAATCGGTGTCAACTAGCGGCAGCGTGGGGTCTCCATCCAGCAGGAGCGAGCATGCCATGGCCACTCCCGCTAGTGACAGCACTTTCTTAAGGTTGAACCATCTCGACATTCACGCCGATGATGCCGCCACTCAAGATGCCGCCGC taataagaagaaaaagagaggtCAACGGGCTGTTGGAGCTGATAAGAGTGGTAGAGGACTTCGTCAATTTAGCATCAAAG TTTGTGAAAAGGTGGAATCCAAAGGAACAACTACTTACAACGAG GTAGCAGATGAACTTGTCGCAGAGTTTGCTGACCCTAGCAATAGTGTTTCTACCCCAGATCAG CAACAATATGACGAGAAAAACATACGGCGGAGGGTATATGATGCTCTGAATGTACTCATGGCATTAGATATTATATCTAAGGATAAAAAGGAAATACAGTGGAAAGGTCTTCCCCGAACTAGCCTAAGTGATATTGAAGAATTGAAG GTTGAGCGTCTTGGATTGAGAAATAGGATCGAAAAGAAAGCTGCCTATTTGCAAGAACTGGAGGAACAA TTTGTAGGTCTTCAGAACCTGATACAGCGAAATGAACAACTGTACAGCTCAGGAAATGCTCCTAGTGGTGGTGTGTCGTTGCCTTTTATTCTGGTGCAG ACACGCCCTCATGCAACTGTTGAAGTGGAGATATCAGAAGATATGCAGCTGGTTCACTTTGATTTTAATAG CACTCCTTTCGAGCTCCATGATGATAATTATGTTCTCAAGGCAATGAAATTTTGTGAGAGACCCCAGAGCGATGATATGGCACCCAATCCACCTGCTGATGGAGGTGAAGGTTCTAGCATGTCCAGCATGTATCAACCACAAATCCTTGCTTCCCCAAGTACAAACACCCCAGTTAGGCATCCTACTTCGCCGCCTCTTCCTGGAATCATAAAAGCACGTGTTAAGAATGAGCATTGA
- the LOC18100154 gene encoding uncharacterized protein LOC18100154 isoform X2, with protein MGGKCPSRKVKKRRYSHKTARRSKFLLKDIDAVYEELQKPDGEMKSILPLDEDLPGMGQYYCLHCDRYFANVTVRDEHFKTKRHKKRVKQMMGPAPHTQLDAELAAGMGAPDNGLKLMSM; from the exons atggGAGGCAAATGTCCAAGCAGGAAGGTGAAGAAGAGAAGATACTCTCACAAGACGGCTCGTCGCTCCAAATTCCTCCTCAAAGATATC GATGCGGTATATGAGGAGCTGCAAAAACCTGATGGAGAGATGAAGTCAATTTTGCCTCTCGACGAGGATTTACCTGGCATGGGCCAATATTACTGTCTCCACTGCGa CCGCTACTTTGCTAATGTGACTGTGAGGGATGAGCACTTCAAGACCAAACGCCACAAGAAGCG TGTGAAGCAAATGATGGGACCTGCACCTCATACTCAACTCGATGCTGAGTTAGCTGCTGGAATGGGTGCCCCGGATAATGGTCTTAAGCTTATGTCCATGTGA
- the LOC18100154 gene encoding uncharacterized protein LOC18100154 isoform X1, translated as MGGKCPSRKVKKRRYSHKTARRSKFLLKADDAVYEELQKPDGEMKSILPLDEDLPGMGQYYCLHCDRYFANVTVRDEHFKTKRHKKRVKQMMGPAPHTQLDAELAAGMGAPDNGLKLMSM; from the exons atggGAGGCAAATGTCCAAGCAGGAAGGTGAAGAAGAGAAGATACTCTCACAAGACGGCTCGTCGCTCCAAATTCCTCCTCAAAG CCGACGATGCGGTATATGAGGAGCTGCAAAAACCTGATGGAGAGATGAAGTCAATTTTGCCTCTCGACGAGGATTTACCTGGCATGGGCCAATATTACTGTCTCCACTGCGa CCGCTACTTTGCTAATGTGACTGTGAGGGATGAGCACTTCAAGACCAAACGCCACAAGAAGCG TGTGAAGCAAATGATGGGACCTGCACCTCATACTCAACTCGATGCTGAGTTAGCTGCTGGAATGGGTGCCCCGGATAATGGTCTTAAGCTTATGTCCATGTGA